A stretch of the Mycobacterium shigaense genome encodes the following:
- a CDS encoding glycerol-3-phosphate dehydrogenase/oxidase — protein sequence MSDPISHLGPEQRAAAWQRLGAEQFDVVVIGGGVVGSGCALDAATRGLKVALVEARDLASGTSSRSSKMFHGGLRYLEQLEFGLVREALHERELSLTRLAPHLVKPMPFLFPLTHRWWERPYTAAGIFLYDSLGGAKSVPAQKHFTRAGALRLSPGLKRTSLIGGIRYYDTVVDDARHTMTVARTAAHYGAVVRCSTQVVALLREGDRVIGVRVRDSEDGSIAEVRGHVVVNATGVWTDEIQALSKQRGRFQVRASKGVHIVVPRDRIVSDVAIILRTEKSVMFVIPWGSHWIIGTTDTDWNLDLAHPAATKADIDYILQTVNTVLATPLTHADIDGVYAGLRPLLAGESEETSKLSREHAVAVPAPGLVAIAGGKYTTYRVMAADAIDTAVQFVPARVAPSITEKVSLLGADGYFALINQVEHVGELVGLHPYRVRHLLDRYGSLMDDVLALAAGRPDLLTPIAEAPGYLKVEALYAVTAEGALHLEDILARRMRISIEYSHRGVACAREVAEIVAPVLGWSAADVDREVANYTARVDAEILSQAQPDDVSADELRASAPEARAEILEPVPLN from the coding sequence GTGAGTGACCCGATTTCCCACCTGGGCCCCGAGCAGCGCGCGGCGGCCTGGCAGCGGCTGGGCGCCGAGCAGTTCGATGTCGTTGTCATCGGCGGCGGCGTGGTGGGTTCCGGGTGTGCGCTGGACGCGGCTACCCGCGGCCTCAAGGTGGCGCTGGTGGAGGCGCGCGACCTGGCGTCGGGCACCTCGAGCCGCTCGTCGAAGATGTTCCACGGCGGGCTGCGTTACCTCGAGCAACTGGAATTCGGGCTGGTGCGCGAGGCGCTCCACGAGCGCGAGCTGTCGCTGACCCGGCTGGCGCCGCACCTGGTCAAGCCGATGCCGTTCCTGTTCCCGTTGACTCATCGGTGGTGGGAGCGGCCGTACACCGCGGCGGGCATCTTCCTCTACGACAGCCTGGGCGGCGCGAAATCCGTTCCGGCACAGAAGCATTTCACTCGCGCAGGAGCGTTGCGGCTGAGCCCCGGCCTGAAGCGGACGTCCTTGATCGGGGGAATCCGCTACTACGACACCGTCGTCGACGATGCCCGGCACACCATGACGGTCGCGCGCACCGCCGCGCACTACGGCGCCGTGGTGCGGTGCTCGACGCAGGTGGTCGCGCTGCTGCGCGAGGGTGACCGGGTAATCGGGGTGCGGGTCCGCGACTCCGAGGACGGCTCGATCGCCGAGGTCCGCGGCCACGTCGTGGTCAATGCGACCGGGGTGTGGACTGACGAGATCCAGGCGCTGTCCAAGCAGCGCGGGCGGTTTCAGGTGCGCGCGTCCAAGGGCGTGCACATCGTGGTGCCGCGCGACCGCATCGTCAGCGACGTCGCGATCATCCTGCGCACCGAGAAGTCGGTGATGTTCGTCATACCGTGGGGCAGCCACTGGATCATCGGAACCACCGACACCGACTGGAATCTCGACCTCGCCCATCCCGCGGCGACCAAGGCCGACATCGACTACATCCTGCAAACCGTGAACACCGTCCTGGCCACCCCGCTGACGCACGCCGACATCGACGGCGTGTACGCGGGGCTGCGGCCGCTGCTGGCCGGCGAGAGCGAGGAGACCTCCAAGCTGTCCCGCGAGCACGCCGTCGCGGTGCCCGCGCCCGGCCTGGTCGCCATTGCCGGCGGCAAATACACCACCTACCGGGTGATGGCCGCCGACGCGATCGACACCGCGGTGCAGTTCGTCCCGGCCCGGGTCGCGCCGTCGATCACCGAGAAGGTGAGCCTGCTCGGTGCCGACGGTTACTTCGCGTTGATCAACCAGGTCGAGCACGTTGGCGAACTGGTCGGCCTGCACCCGTACCGGGTGCGCCACCTGCTGGACCGCTACGGCTCGCTGATGGACGACGTGCTTGCCCTGGCGGCCGGCCGGCCCGACCTGCTCACCCCGATCGCGGAGGCGCCGGGCTACCTGAAGGTCGAAGCCCTCTACGCCGTCACCGCCGAAGGGGCCCTACACCTCGAGGACATTCTGGCCCGGCGGATGCGCATCTCGATCGAGTACTCGCACCGCGGCGTCGCCTGCGCCCGCGAGGTCGCCGAGATCGTCGCCCCGGTGCTGGGGTGGTCCGCCGCGGACGTCGATCGCGAGGTCGCCAACTACACCGCGCGGGTGGACGCCGAGATCCTCTCGCAGGCCCAGCCCGACGACGTGTCGGCCGACGAGTTGAGGGCCAGCGCGCCGGAGGCGCGCGCCGAGATTCTCGAGCCGGTCCCGCTCAATTGA
- a CDS encoding pseudouridine synthase: protein MRPAPLPVRDGLGPARVRLHGGLVLTELTARFGEQAAAKVLAGEVVDAEGVSVDGTTVLPAGASVYLYRDLPVEVPVPFDIPVLHRDDDIVVVDKPHFLATMPRGRHVAQTALVRLRRELDLPELGPAHRLDRLTAGVLLFTTRRELRGAYQTMFARGEVAKTYLARAAVDPALVLPRVVRSRIVKRRGRLQACCEPGAPNAETLVESAGDGLYRLTPRTGRTHQLRVHMASLGLPIAGDPLYPDVIDVPADDFGTPLQLLAQRIAFDDPISGSRREFVSCRVL, encoded by the coding sequence TTGAGGCCCGCCCCCCTGCCCGTTCGCGACGGCTTGGGACCCGCCCGGGTGCGGCTGCACGGGGGGCTGGTGCTGACTGAGCTGACCGCCCGGTTCGGTGAGCAGGCCGCGGCCAAGGTGCTGGCCGGGGAGGTCGTCGACGCCGAGGGCGTGTCGGTTGACGGCACGACGGTGCTGCCCGCCGGCGCCAGCGTGTACCTCTACCGTGACCTGCCGGTGGAGGTGCCGGTGCCCTTCGACATCCCGGTGCTGCATCGCGACGACGACATCGTCGTGGTCGACAAGCCACACTTCCTGGCCACCATGCCGCGAGGCCGGCACGTCGCGCAGACCGCGCTGGTGCGGCTGCGCCGCGAATTGGACCTGCCCGAGCTCGGCCCCGCGCATCGGCTGGACCGGTTGACCGCGGGGGTGCTGCTGTTCACCACGCGCCGCGAGCTACGCGGTGCCTATCAGACGATGTTCGCCCGCGGCGAGGTCGCCAAGACATATCTGGCGCGGGCCGCGGTCGACCCGGCGCTGGTGTTGCCGCGGGTGGTGCGCAGCCGCATCGTCAAGCGCCGCGGCCGGCTGCAGGCCTGCTGCGAGCCCGGTGCGCCCAATGCCGAGACGCTGGTGGAAAGCGCGGGCGACGGCCTCTATCGGCTGACGCCGCGCACCGGGCGCACCCATCAACTGCGGGTGCACATGGCGTCGCTGGGCCTACCGATCGCGGGTGACCCGCTGTATCCCGACGTCATCGACGTGCCGGCCGACGACTTCGGCACGCCGTTGCAGTTGTTGGCCCAACGCATCGCGTTCGACGATCCGATCAGCGGGTCGCGCCGCGAGTTCGTCAGCTGCCGAGTGCTGTAG
- a CDS encoding CBS domain-containing protein gives MTATSSPGSIPISTIVGDPVARVVADATVAEVAKALVACDVGVVVIGDDPRPTALVSERDVVRAVAAGRDAATLPATDIASTRLVWCAAEATVNQVAAQMMDHYIRHVLVDRDGALVGIVSARDLLGVYNSYGADPDLAWE, from the coding sequence GTGACTGCCACCTCTTCTCCCGGGTCCATCCCCATCTCGACGATCGTCGGCGACCCTGTGGCCCGCGTCGTCGCCGACGCTACAGTTGCCGAGGTCGCCAAGGCCCTGGTGGCCTGCGACGTAGGGGTCGTCGTGATCGGTGACGACCCGCGGCCGACCGCCCTGGTGAGCGAACGCGACGTCGTCCGGGCCGTCGCCGCCGGGAGGGACGCGGCCACTCTCCCTGCCACCGACATCGCCAGCACCAGACTGGTCTGGTGTGCCGCCGAGGCGACGGTGAATCAGGTCGCGGCCCAGATGATGGACCACTACATCCGTCACGTGCTGGTCGACCGCGACGGAGCGCTGGTCGGGATCGTCTCTGCCCGCGACCTGCTGGGGGTGTACAACTCCTACGGCGCAGACCCAGATCTCGCCTGGGAATGA
- a CDS encoding FMN-binding glutamate synthase family protein: MKPRSVAALVGGGLAGLTGWDLLQRRHAIIRNYPIVGHLRFLLEAIGPELRQYIVTDNDAERPFSRDQRRWVYTSSKAADRYFGFGTDNDLERVHNYPIIKHAAFPVPPPDGEPTHPDPAVPLPAAKVLGGARRRAKAFRPSSLVNVSAMSFGSLSGAAVTALNTGARIAGALHTTGEGGVSPYHLHGGDLVWQIGTGYFGCRDADGAFSLDRLLDRVAATPAIRAIEIKLSQGAKPGLGGVLPGAKVTPEIAAIRGVPVGVDCKSPAGHSAFDDVDGLLEFVETIAAGTGLPVGIKSAVGEASFWLDLAERMSRTGHGVDFVTVDGGEGGTGAAPLVFTDHVALPFKWAFPRVYRAFAERDLHHDVVFIGSGKLGIPENGLLALAMGCDMINVARTAMFSIGCIQAQRCHTGRCPSGVATQSAWLQHGLDPALKSIRCANYLAALRFDLMSVARACGYVHPALVPLGAIELLDVDLKAVRVDQLFDYRPGWGMPGPADVDAITELCGQGFALGRPAP, from the coding sequence ATGAAGCCGCGATCGGTGGCCGCCCTGGTCGGTGGCGGTCTGGCCGGGCTCACCGGGTGGGATCTGCTGCAGCGCCGGCACGCCATCATCCGCAACTACCCGATCGTCGGCCACCTGCGGTTCCTGCTGGAAGCGATCGGCCCCGAGTTGCGCCAGTACATCGTCACCGACAACGACGCGGAGCGGCCGTTCAGCCGCGACCAGCGGCGCTGGGTGTACACGTCGTCGAAGGCCGCCGATCGATACTTCGGATTCGGCACCGACAACGACCTGGAACGGGTGCACAACTACCCGATCATCAAGCATGCGGCCTTCCCGGTGCCGCCGCCGGACGGCGAGCCCACCCACCCCGACCCGGCCGTGCCCCTGCCGGCGGCCAAGGTGCTCGGGGGCGCCCGGCGGCGGGCCAAGGCGTTTCGGCCCTCGTCGCTGGTCAACGTGTCCGCGATGAGTTTCGGGTCGCTGTCGGGCGCGGCGGTCACCGCACTCAACACGGGCGCGCGCATCGCCGGCGCCCTGCACACCACCGGCGAGGGCGGTGTGTCGCCGTACCACCTGCACGGCGGCGACCTCGTGTGGCAGATCGGTACGGGCTATTTCGGCTGCCGCGACGCGGACGGTGCCTTCAGCCTGGACCGCCTGCTCGACCGGGTGGCGGCGACGCCGGCGATCCGGGCCATCGAGATCAAGCTGAGCCAGGGCGCCAAGCCCGGGTTGGGCGGCGTGCTGCCCGGCGCGAAGGTCACGCCCGAAATCGCCGCGATCCGCGGCGTGCCGGTGGGCGTGGACTGCAAGAGCCCGGCCGGGCATTCCGCATTCGACGACGTCGACGGGCTGCTCGAGTTCGTCGAGACCATCGCGGCCGGCACGGGTCTGCCGGTGGGCATCAAGTCGGCGGTGGGGGAGGCGTCGTTCTGGCTGGATCTGGCCGAGCGCATGTCGCGCACCGGCCACGGCGTCGACTTCGTCACCGTGGACGGCGGCGAGGGTGGCACCGGGGCGGCCCCGTTGGTCTTCACCGACCACGTCGCCCTGCCGTTCAAGTGGGCGTTTCCGCGCGTCTACCGGGCCTTCGCCGAGCGGGATCTGCACCACGACGTGGTCTTCATCGGGTCGGGCAAGCTCGGCATCCCCGAGAACGGCCTGCTGGCCCTGGCCATGGGCTGCGACATGATCAACGTCGCCCGGACCGCGATGTTCTCCATCGGCTGCATCCAGGCCCAGCGCTGCCACACGGGTCGCTGTCCGTCCGGGGTCGCCACCCAGTCCGCGTGGCTGCAACACGGCCTGGACCCGGCTCTGAAATCGATCCGCTGCGCCAACTATCTGGCCGCGCTGCGGTTCGACTTGATGTCCGTGGCGCGCGCGTGCGGCTACGTCCACCCCGCACTGGTGCCCCTCGGCGCGATCGAGCTGCTCGACGTCGACCTCAAGGCGGTGCGGGTCGACCAGTTGTTCGACTACCGGCCGGGGTGGGGGATGCCCGGGCCGGCCGACGTCGACGCGATCACCGAACTATGCGGTCAAGGGTTCGCCCTTGGGCGGCCGGCGCCGTGA
- a CDS encoding DUF5994 family protein — MERESRLQLKPYRAASEHVDGAWWPRSQHLVDELPELVASVSERLGQVVMVGYRRNGWSETPQLAEIAGHSIELLGFTSDEPASVILIGQNGQHLTLRVVRPDSSAAAARQALQEAGATNDAAPASNSTVARSLGEVAEKLARQEGLGDEQRTAQIRRWCEEAAQQFVTAPVQSFVPILVEHIVHNRMIETRQRSRRRPPKGEPLTA; from the coding sequence GTGGAACGCGAAAGTCGTTTGCAACTCAAGCCGTATCGTGCAGCATCGGAACACGTCGACGGGGCTTGGTGGCCGCGGTCGCAGCATTTGGTCGACGAGCTACCGGAGCTGGTGGCGTCGGTCTCCGAGCGACTCGGGCAAGTCGTGATGGTGGGTTACCGCCGCAACGGCTGGAGCGAGACGCCGCAATTGGCCGAGATCGCCGGGCACAGCATCGAATTGCTGGGTTTCACCAGTGACGAGCCGGCGAGTGTCATTCTGATCGGCCAGAACGGTCAACACCTCACCCTGCGGGTCGTCCGGCCGGACAGCAGCGCAGCGGCGGCCCGGCAAGCCCTGCAGGAGGCGGGAGCGACCAATGACGCTGCACCGGCGAGTAATTCGACGGTCGCACGATCGCTGGGCGAGGTCGCCGAAAAGTTGGCCCGGCAGGAAGGACTCGGCGACGAGCAGCGAACGGCACAAATCCGGCGCTGGTGCGAGGAAGCGGCTCAGCAGTTCGTCACCGCTCCGGTGCAGAGTTTCGTCCCGATCCTCGTCGAGCACATCGTTCACAACCGGATGATCGAAACCCGGCAGCGATCACGGCGCCGGCCGCCCAAGGGCGAACCCTTGACCGCATAG
- the phoU gene encoding phosphate signaling complex protein PhoU, with the protein MRTAYHQQLTELTAQLGEMCGLAGAAIQAATRALLDADIAAAEQVIRDHERIVTMRTQVDKAAFALLALQQPVAGELREIFSAIQIIGDVERMGALAVHVAEIARHQYPKHVIPGHLRECFTAMGALAIALGDSARQVLVSGDPLEAARLHEQDDAMDELYRQLLSGLIDGEWPHAVSDGVEAALLGRFYERFADHAVEIGRRVIFMSSGELPREDPISTF; encoded by the coding sequence ATGCGTACCGCGTATCACCAACAGCTGACCGAGCTGACGGCGCAGCTGGGTGAGATGTGTGGCCTGGCCGGGGCGGCGATACAGGCCGCGACCCGGGCCCTGCTGGATGCCGACATCGCCGCCGCCGAACAGGTGATCCGTGACCACGAACGGATCGTGACGATGCGGACCCAGGTCGACAAGGCGGCGTTTGCGCTGCTTGCGCTGCAGCAACCGGTCGCCGGCGAGCTGCGCGAGATTTTCAGTGCCATCCAGATCATCGGCGACGTGGAACGGATGGGTGCGCTCGCGGTGCACGTCGCCGAGATCGCCCGCCACCAGTACCCCAAGCACGTCATTCCCGGTCACCTCCGCGAGTGCTTCACCGCGATGGGCGCGCTGGCAATTGCGTTGGGCGACAGCGCACGACAGGTGCTGGTGTCCGGCGACCCGCTGGAAGCGGCACGACTTCACGAGCAAGACGACGCGATGGACGAGCTGTACCGGCAGCTGTTGAGCGGGTTGATCGACGGCGAATGGCCCCACGCGGTGTCGGACGGCGTGGAGGCGGCGTTGCTCGGACGCTTCTATGAACGCTTCGCCGACCACGCCGTCGAGATCGGCCGCCGCGTTATCTTCATGAGCAGCGGCGAGCTGCCCCGCGAGGACCCGATTTCCACCTTCTGA
- the mgtA gene encoding magnesium-translocating P-type ATPase: MSSAPKVADVPDLSGLTAKQVAAAPADELLRRLASSTAGLSSSEAAARLLRCGPNAVRTHRVSALAVLGRQLRNAVLILLAGTAIVSYFLGDSMQAVIIGIILAASIGLGFVNEYRAEHAAAELHARMRHSALACRDGQFVTVNVTELVPGDVIRLSLGEAVPADVRLLHVSGLECNESILTGESTGSEKSPEPVAAGAELADSVDLAFMGTIVSAGEGTGLVYATGKNAEFGRIAAGLDDKQPETDFQKGLRRFSYLLLQVAVALMTIILVSNLLLRKPLIDSVLFSLAIAVGITPQLLPAVVSASLAAGSRQLAKVKVLVKRLVCIEDLGDIDILVTDKTGTLTEGQIRLVDTIDPSGEHDEAVRRLGLLASDVDPESAGMSANPLDAALWDSPDCRQLVGAAVRRVAIVPFDHERRATSVLVDDDGKRVLVVKGAPEQILARCQATAAVAEDTLAGLFGAGRRVVAVAARPADGLATIGPGDEHGLTLAGFLVFADEPKPAARQSLLDLAELGIETKIATGDNPRVAEKVCAELGLASKGTITGAQLEELGDDEFVEAAQNHTIFARISPEQKARLIVSLRRHGRSVGFLGDGVNDALGLHAADVGISVDSATDVAKDAADVVLLEKDLGVLATGVAEGRRIFANTIKYVLMGTSSNFGNMFSAAAASALLPFLPMLPSQILLNNLLYDSSQLAIPTDRVDEEQLHAPSHWNVAFIRRFMLVFGPISSLFDFLTFGLMLGVLHAGAIEFRTGWFVESLATQTLIIFAIRTRKVPFFRSRPSVPLAITTLTVVAVGVVLTISPLAHTLGFTPLPWPFFAALGAFVVSYLVLVELAKVMFYAEPMHLAGAPHRIRGRSHRIRRRAARFHHTDQV; this comes from the coding sequence ATGTCGTCAGCGCCCAAGGTAGCCGATGTACCGGACCTGAGCGGCTTGACCGCGAAGCAGGTCGCGGCGGCGCCCGCCGACGAGTTGCTGCGCCGGCTGGCCAGTTCGACCGCCGGACTGTCGAGTTCGGAGGCGGCCGCTCGGCTGCTGCGATGCGGCCCCAATGCGGTTCGCACGCATCGGGTCAGCGCGCTGGCGGTGCTCGGCCGCCAACTGCGCAACGCGGTGCTCATCCTGCTGGCGGGCACGGCGATCGTCTCGTACTTTCTCGGCGACAGCATGCAGGCGGTCATCATCGGCATCATCCTGGCCGCCAGCATCGGGCTGGGCTTCGTCAACGAATACCGCGCCGAGCATGCCGCCGCCGAATTGCATGCCCGGATGCGTCACTCGGCGCTGGCCTGTCGGGACGGGCAGTTCGTCACGGTCAACGTCACCGAGCTGGTGCCCGGCGACGTCATTCGGTTGTCGTTGGGTGAGGCGGTGCCGGCTGATGTTCGGCTGCTGCACGTCAGCGGTCTGGAATGCAACGAAAGCATCCTGACCGGCGAGTCGACCGGCTCGGAGAAATCACCGGAGCCCGTCGCCGCCGGCGCGGAGCTGGCCGACTCCGTCGACCTAGCGTTCATGGGAACCATTGTCAGTGCCGGAGAAGGCACGGGGTTGGTGTACGCCACCGGAAAAAACGCGGAATTCGGCCGCATCGCAGCAGGTTTGGACGACAAGCAGCCCGAGACCGACTTCCAGAAGGGGCTGCGGCGGTTCTCCTACCTGTTGCTGCAAGTCGCGGTCGCGCTGATGACGATCATCCTGGTCAGCAACCTGCTGTTGCGTAAGCCGTTGATCGACTCCGTGCTGTTCTCGCTGGCGATCGCCGTCGGCATCACGCCGCAGCTGTTGCCCGCGGTGGTCAGTGCCAGCCTCGCGGCCGGCTCTCGACAGCTGGCCAAGGTGAAGGTGCTCGTCAAGCGATTGGTGTGCATCGAGGATCTCGGCGACATCGACATCCTGGTCACAGACAAGACCGGCACGCTGACGGAGGGTCAGATCCGCCTGGTGGACACGATCGATCCGAGCGGCGAGCACGACGAGGCGGTCCGGCGTCTCGGATTGCTGGCCAGCGACGTCGATCCGGAATCGGCCGGCATGAGCGCCAACCCGCTCGATGCGGCGCTCTGGGACTCGCCGGACTGCCGGCAGCTGGTGGGAGCTGCGGTGCGCCGGGTCGCGATAGTGCCGTTCGACCATGAACGGCGCGCCACCTCCGTCCTGGTCGACGACGACGGAAAACGCGTGCTGGTGGTCAAAGGTGCACCCGAACAGATCTTGGCCCGATGCCAGGCAACCGCCGCCGTCGCCGAGGACACCCTCGCCGGCCTGTTCGGGGCCGGCCGCCGCGTGGTGGCCGTAGCCGCCAGGCCCGCGGACGGGCTCGCGACGATTGGCCCCGGTGACGAACACGGTCTGACGCTGGCGGGTTTCCTGGTCTTCGCCGACGAACCGAAACCCGCTGCGCGCCAATCCTTGTTGGACCTGGCCGAGCTGGGCATCGAGACCAAGATCGCCACCGGCGACAATCCGCGCGTCGCCGAAAAGGTCTGTGCCGAGCTGGGTTTGGCGTCCAAGGGCACCATCACCGGTGCGCAGCTCGAAGAGCTCGGTGACGATGAATTCGTCGAAGCCGCACAGAACCACACCATCTTTGCCCGCATCTCGCCCGAGCAGAAGGCCCGGTTGATCGTCTCGTTGCGCCGGCACGGCCGGTCGGTCGGCTTCCTGGGTGACGGGGTCAACGACGCGCTGGGACTGCACGCCGCCGACGTCGGAATCTCGGTCGACAGCGCGACAGATGTCGCCAAGGACGCGGCAGACGTCGTACTGCTGGAAAAGGACTTGGGCGTGCTGGCCACCGGCGTGGCCGAGGGCCGGCGTATCTTCGCCAACACCATCAAGTACGTGCTGATGGGTACGTCGAGCAACTTCGGCAATATGTTCAGCGCCGCAGCCGCTTCCGCGCTGCTGCCCTTTCTGCCGATGCTGCCCAGCCAGATCCTGCTGAACAACCTGCTTTACGATTCCTCGCAGCTGGCAATCCCCACCGACCGCGTCGACGAGGAGCAGCTGCACGCGCCGTCGCATTGGAATGTCGCGTTCATCCGCCGGTTCATGCTCGTCTTCGGTCCGATCAGCTCGCTGTTCGACTTCTTGACCTTCGGCCTGATGCTGGGCGTGCTGCACGCCGGCGCGATCGAGTTCCGGACGGGCTGGTTCGTGGAATCGCTGGCGACTCAGACGCTGATCATCTTTGCCATCCGCACCCGCAAGGTGCCGTTCTTCCGCAGCCGGCCCAGCGTGCCGCTGGCGATCACCACTCTCACGGTGGTCGCCGTCGGGGTCGTGCTCACGATCTCGCCGCTGGCCCACACCCTTGGCTTCACCCCGCTCCCGTGGCCGTTTTTCGCCGCGCTGGGTGCGTTCGTGGTCAGTTATCTAGTGCTCGTGGAACTCGCCAAGGTGATGTTCTACGCGGAGCCGATGCATCTGGCCGGAGCACCGCATCGCATCCGCGGACGGTCACATCGCATTCGGCGACGGGCCGCCCGCTTTCACCACACGGATCAGGTCTGA
- a CDS encoding DUF732 domain-containing protein has product MTNARIRKFGAALSLSAAGLMSAAALLGPAPIARADSADNQFLAILKKDDINHTSSQAAIAAGHKVCEYLDTGMNLTNVEQDVENSSGLPDYDTGFFVGAAIKAYCPQFMPDVSKNPPPQPAGEQNAPQT; this is encoded by the coding sequence ATGACCAATGCCCGCATCCGCAAGTTCGGCGCGGCGCTGTCGCTGTCGGCGGCCGGCCTGATGTCGGCGGCCGCCCTGCTCGGACCTGCCCCGATCGCCCGCGCGGACTCGGCCGACAACCAGTTCCTGGCCATCCTGAAGAAGGACGACATCAACCACACGTCCTCCCAGGCCGCGATCGCTGCCGGTCACAAAGTCTGCGAGTACCTCGACACCGGGATGAACCTGACGAATGTGGAGCAGGACGTCGAGAACAGCAGCGGCCTGCCCGACTACGACACCGGCTTTTTCGTGGGCGCGGCCATCAAGGCGTACTGCCCGCAGTTCATGCCGGACGTATCGAAGAACCCGCCGCCCCAGCCCGCCGGCGAGCAGAACGCGCCTCAGACCTGA
- a CDS encoding extracellular catalytic domain type 1 short-chain-length polyhydroxyalkanoate depolymerase, with amino-acid sequence MPYRRWLSLAVLAVLAVLAVLAACLVGCGVRHVSVTHRDLTGTFRSGGMNRTYLLHLPPGDPVGLVLSLHGGGGTGNGQRGLTEFDSVADTNNLLVVYPDGYDKSWADGRGASPADRRHIDDVGFLTGLAAKLQNDYNIAPGHVFVTGMSNGGFMSNRLACDRADMFAAIAPVAGTLGVGVACKPSRPVSVWEAHGTADPLVPYNGGVVHGRGGLSRSISVGSMVDKWRAANGCQSNPASQVLPNVGDGTVVRRYDSAECTSSTEVVLYQIDNGGHTWPGGKQYLPKAIIGPTTRALDGSEAIAQFFLTHARD; translated from the coding sequence ATGCCGTACCGACGATGGCTATCGCTGGCCGTGCTGGCCGTGCTGGCCGTGCTGGCCGTGCTGGCCGCCTGCTTGGTCGGTTGCGGCGTGCGGCATGTGTCGGTCACCCATCGCGACCTGACCGGGACATTTCGTTCCGGCGGCATGAACCGGACCTATCTCCTGCACCTGCCGCCCGGTGACCCGGTTGGCCTCGTGCTGAGCCTGCACGGCGGCGGCGGCACCGGGAACGGGCAGCGCGGACTGACCGAATTCGACTCCGTCGCCGACACGAACAACCTGCTGGTCGTCTACCCCGACGGCTACGACAAGAGCTGGGCGGACGGGCGCGGGGCCTCTCCGGCCGATCGCCGCCACATCGACGACGTCGGCTTCCTGACGGGGCTGGCCGCCAAGCTGCAGAACGACTACAACATCGCGCCCGGTCACGTATTCGTCACCGGGATGTCCAACGGCGGGTTCATGTCCAACCGGCTCGCCTGCGACCGCGCCGACATGTTCGCCGCGATCGCGCCCGTGGCCGGAACCCTCGGCGTCGGCGTGGCCTGCAAACCGTCGCGCCCGGTCTCGGTGTGGGAGGCGCACGGAACCGCCGATCCGCTGGTGCCCTACAACGGCGGCGTCGTGCATGGCCGCGGCGGGCTGAGCCGCTCCATCTCGGTGGGCAGCATGGTGGACAAGTGGCGCGCGGCGAACGGGTGCCAGAGCAATCCGGCGTCGCAGGTGCTGCCCAACGTGGGTGACGGCACCGTCGTGCGACGCTATGACTCCGCCGAATGCACTTCGTCCACCGAGGTGGTGCTCTACCAGATCGACAACGGCGGACACACCTGGCCGGGCGGCAAGCAGTACCTGCCCAAGGCAATCATCGGCCCCACCACGCGCGCGCTGGACGGCTCGGAGGCGATTGCCCAGTTCTTCCTGACCCACGCTCGCGACTAG
- the nei2 gene encoding endonuclease VIII Nei2, with the protein MPEGDTVWHTAATLRQHLTGLALTRCDIRVPQFATVDLTGQVVDEVFSRGKHLFMRVGPASIHSHLKMDGSWRVGFPDSNRPVRVDHRARIILEAGLIRATGIDLGVLEILDRDHDGDAVAHLGPDLLGPDWDPRVAAANLVARPDRPIAEALLDQRVMAGIGNVYCNELCFVTGHQPTAPVSAIGNPGRLASRARDMLWLNRFRWNRCTTGDTRQGRQLWVYGRAGENCRRCGTRIRRDDTGERVTYWCPSCQV; encoded by the coding sequence ATGCCTGAGGGCGACACCGTCTGGCACACGGCGGCCACCCTGCGCCAGCACCTGACCGGTCTCGCACTGACCCGCTGCGACATCCGGGTGCCACAATTCGCCACCGTCGACCTCACCGGTCAGGTGGTGGACGAGGTGTTCAGTCGGGGCAAGCACCTGTTCATGCGCGTCGGGCCGGCCAGCATTCATTCGCATCTGAAGATGGACGGCAGCTGGCGGGTCGGCTTCCCAGACAGTAATCGCCCGGTGCGGGTGGACCACCGGGCACGAATCATCCTGGAAGCCGGGCTGATTCGTGCCACCGGCATCGACCTCGGCGTGCTGGAGATACTCGACCGCGACCACGACGGGGACGCCGTCGCGCATTTGGGCCCCGACCTCCTGGGCCCGGACTGGGACCCCCGGGTCGCCGCGGCCAACCTCGTCGCGCGCCCCGACCGCCCGATCGCCGAGGCGCTGCTGGACCAGCGGGTAATGGCCGGGATCGGCAACGTGTACTGCAACGAATTGTGTTTCGTCACAGGGCATCAGCCCACCGCGCCGGTCAGCGCGATCGGCAATCCGGGACGTTTGGCATCCCGAGCGCGGGACATGTTGTGGCTCAACCGTTTTCGCTGGAACCGGTGCACCACCGGCGACACCCGGCAGGGCCGGCAACTGTGGGTATACGGTCGGGCCGGCGAGAACTGCCGCCGTTGCGGCACCCGCATCCGGCGCGACGACACCGGCGAGCGGGTGACGTACTGGTGCCCGTCCTGCCAGGTGTGA